In Nostoc edaphicum CCNP1411, the sequence CTGAATTTGTCCGACACTCGGTACACTCTAGTGTCACAATAATGCGGGCACCTTTACTCTTAGCCATAATCTTACAAACAGTGAAGCCTGAAGAGAATTAACACAAATGACTATCTTCTCACATTCTGCCGCATATTTTCAACTAATCTTTTGATTTTTATATCGAGCGAGTAGCCACGACGCGACGAAACGATGAAAGTTCCACAATAGCGATCGTGTAAAGCCTGCCGCATCTGGGCATCAGATAAGGCAGTCCCACAATCAATTGCTAGGGGAAGTACTAGCAGTATAGCAGTGGGATTGGCTCTAATATTGCTCAGGGCAATTGATACTAAAAGCGCACCCAAGCCGATGATTGTCTCTCGCTTCACCAGTGAGAGTAAATCTGGAATTCTGCCCATTACTTCCCCATCTTCGACTTCCAACACCTTTAAGTCGAACGCCCAACGCCCTAAACTTTGCCCTTGATTGTTGTATACTACCAGCACCCGCAAAACCAGCCAAAGTATGATAAAAACTAGAATTTGTACAAATTGAATACCGATATCGCCGCCTCCCAGTAGGGAACTGACTAACCAGACACCAAGGAAATCAAGTCCCAATGCCATACCTCGCCGCCCAATCTCAGCCTTGGGATAGTGTTTTTGGGGAAGTCGTTCGATAGTCATACAAAATAGGTATTTTTAGTTAGGGGTTGGGAAATAATTGCTCCTGTTTTTAATATTAAGGTGATGATTTGGGTTTGGCGTTTAAACTGTTATACATAAAAGTTCCATAGTTAGAGCGGGCAAGAACCCACCCACAAGAGTCTGTTTTTGGGAAATTTTGTATTGTTGTAGAAAATTAATTTTAATTAACTTGGGAGTTGTATCATGATACATCTGTTTGCTAAAACAGCTATTGGTATGGTGACGACTACTGCTTTAGCGTTAGCGATCGCCATAAGCACTAAAGACCTAGCTCACGCTGCTGAGTTCAACTTTAGCTGGGAAGGAGACACTGGTTATTCAGCTAAAGGTTCATTTAACTACGATACAAAAACTGCTCCTAGCGTTATTTCTGAAGCAGGTTTGGGAGCTACGAAGAACTTGCAATCTCTCTCAATTTCCTTCTTTGATCCATTGAGTAATCTCATAAATAGTTTCACTCCAGTGCTTAGTGGTGTATCCAACTACGGCTATTTGAGATTCAACTTTGATAACACTACTCAGCAAATCTTTGGCCCCTTTGATGTTGGCAAGGATGATGAGCTTCCTGGTGACACATGGCTTAATAATAATCTCGCACTTATAGATGAAGGTTTTAGTGATGAGGTTCTAACTAAAGAATTTGGTTTTAACAATAGAGATGCAGCAGGCACAAAGCAAATACTAGATTTAAGTAACAATTCGGTTCAGGTATCCAAAGTCCCCGAAGGAAGCATAATTGTAGGTTTGCTAGCAGTGTGTAGTTTGGGATTTATCGCTCATAGAAATCTAGATAAAGCTACCCAAGAGTAGACTCAGTGTTACTTTACAGGGATAAAGGAAAAAGTCGGAGGCGATCGCTATGTTATCAGTCGGCGATGCAGAAGCAATTATTTTAAATTTTGTGCAGCCGTTGGATCATCAGCGGGATACTGAAGTTGTAGATTTATTCGCAGCCGATAGTCGGATTTTGGCAACACCTGTCACCAGTCCGTTAGATTTTCCCCATTGGGATAATTCGGCAATGGATGGCTACGCAGTTCGCTACGAAGATGTACAGCACTCTAACGCCGAACAACCAGCCGTTTTAGAAATTGTTGAAGATATTCCGGCTGGGTATCAGCCCAAGTCTACGATTCAAACAGGGCAAGCGGCGCGAATTTTTACAGGTGCGGTGATCCCAGCAGGTGCAGATACTATAGTTATCCAAGAGAAGACACGTCGGGAGGAAAACCGCGTATTCATCCTGGATGCACCAAAACCGCAAGAATTTGTCAGACACAAAGCATCTTTTTACCAAGCTGGAACACAACTATTACCAGCAGGAATTAAGTTAAATTCCCCAGAAATTGCTGTATTGGCAGCAGCACAATGTCCAAAATTAAGTGTTTACCGCCGTCCGCGTGTGGCAATTTTTTCCACTGGTGATGAGTTGGTGACAGTTGATCAACCGCTGCAATCAGGGCAAATTGTGGATTCTAATCAGTATGCACTGGCAGCTTTGGTGAGACAAAGTGGCGCAGAACCGTTGATTTTAGGCATTGTGAAAGATGATCCAGTTGCTCTGGAGAAAGTCATTACCCACGCAGTTGCGATCGCTGATATAGTTCTTTCTTCTGGTGGCGTCTCAGTGGGAGATTATGACTACGTTGACACAATTATCGAATCGCTAGGAGCAAAAATTCACATTCGCGCTGTGGCAATGAGGCCAGGGAAACCCCTCACTGTCGCCACTTTCCCCAGTAGAAACGCGATTAATCCTACAGACGCGATGAATCGCGTCTCTACAAACTCCCCACTTTATTTTGGTTTACCAGGAAACCCTGCGGCTGTGCTGGTGACATTTTGGCGGTTTGTGCTACCAGCAATTAAGAAACTTTCGGGAATTACTGAAAATTGGGAACCAGTGTTTTTGAAAGTGCGATCGCATGATGAATTGCGATCGGATGGTAAGCGTGAAACTTACCTTTGGGGGAAATTGCATTTAATTAATGGAGTTTACCAATTTCACAAAGCTGGCGGTAGTCATAGTTCTGGCAATTTAATTAATTTAGCCCAAACCAATGCCTTAGCTGTTCTTCCAGTGGGTAAAACACTAATTTACCCACAAGAAGAGATACAAGTTTTGCAGCTTAGTAGTGGGGAGTGAGGGAGCAAGGGAGGTAGGGAAAGAAAAACTCATTGATTATTGCCAATGCCCAATGCCCAATGCCCAATGCCCAATCTTAAAATATCTGCTCAAAAGCCTCAATTAAGCTGTTAACTTCATCCAGGGTGTTGTAATGTACCATACTCACCCGGACTATTCCACCTTGCGATGCTAACCCCAAGTATTCAATGAGCCGTTTGGCATAAAAGTCTCCGTAGCGAATTCCAATAAAATGTTGGTCAATTTTTTCTGGAATAGTTGAACTATGTATTCCATCTACTATAAAAGATATAGTCGGCACACGAAATTCACGATCAGCCTTTGATTGACCAATCACTCGTACATTAGACTTGCCGTTGAGGTAATTTAGGAGGCGATCGCTAATCTTTTCTTCATGTAGGCTAATTAAATCAAACGCCTGCACCATTTGATTTCTCAAATCAGGTGCAGTTTCATTGCCATAGTGCAGTTGTGCTAATTCACTCAAGTAATCACATAAACCTAACATTCCATAACTTAATTCAAAATTGACATTACCTAACTGAAATTTATAAGGTATATCTGTCTGTTCAATAAAATAATGGTTAAGACCAGGCAATCTTAATAAATGTTCTTCTTTGCCATAAAGTAAGGCATGATGTGGCCCATAGACTTTATAACAACTCAAAGCATAGAAATCTACATCCAAATCTTGAACATCAACTAATCTGTGGGGTGCATAAGCTACACCATCTACACAAATCATCGCGTTGCGATCGTGTACAAATGCAGCAATTTCTTTAATTGGGTTGATGGTTCCCAGAACATTAGAAGCATGAGTCAAAGCTACTAGTTTGGTACGCTGACTCATCAATGGTTCTAAATCTGCTAAATGAAGTTTCAAGGTGTCTGGACGGATTTGCCACACTTTCACCTTCATTCCTTGTTTTTCAAGAGCGACCCAAGCACCAATATTAGCCTCATGGTCACAATTAGTAACAATAATCTCATCGCCAGGTGTGAAGGTTTGACCCAAACAAATTGAGAGAACTCTCAACATCATTGTAGTAGATGGGCCCATGACCACTTCTTTAGAAGAATTGGCATTAATGAAACTAGCCATTCCCCTAGTTGCTAGGGCTAATCGTTCTCCTGCAAGTTGAGAAACCCCATACGAAGCTCCCAACTGGACATCTGAACTTAAGAGAAATTCACTAATTCTATCTACTACTTTTTTCAGAGTTTGTGACCCGCCAGCATTATCAAAAAAAGTCCATTCACCAGCTAGAGCAGGAAAATATTGACGGACTTTATCAAGATTCAGGAGCATAGTATTATAAGTCCTCTAGAGAATGTTCTTTACCCTAGCCTAGCTTTTGGCAAGTTGCCTAGATGTGCCAGCCTTCTTGCTCTGTAACAATCTATCTAGAGAGGGTATACTTGGAACCCCAAAGAGTATACTACTTATATATCTAACTTCCAGCAAGGATTAATGTCTTGATTCTTCACAATTCTCGCCAATTTTATTTGATAAGTTTAAGGGAGAGTCAAAGCAGCTATTGTTTTGATTCTTAATTCCTTGATTGAAAACAAAGGAACGACCTATGAACACTACCGTTACATACGACATTGAGGTTATCAAGGAAGAAGCACTTCAACTTGTCAAAAAGGGACTTATTAACCGTCAGCAGCCAATTTATACCCTCTGTAAATATATTCCTCATCGTGACTGGGTTAATTTTGAACTTGAGTTAGAAAAAAACGAATTTCTACTCAGAGATAGAATTATCGACCTACTGAATCACGAATCGTGGGAAGACGATTATGGCTGCATTTAGAGGCTGAACCCCCATTAGCAGCATCCCAATAAAATCAAAATTACAAATCAATTTTTCAGCATTAACAACCCTCGCATTCAGTCGGGGGTTATAAATAAGAGATTATTAAAGTAAGCAATAATTGTCTATTAGTGATTACAGTGTACACAAGTCTTTTAGAGGATGTTTTAAAAGTCTTCTAGTCGGTAGCAAAACGTTTTAGATCCCCCTAAATCCCCCTTAAAAAGGGGGACTTTTAGAGATTTTCCCCCTTTTTAAGGCTACGGTGTACACACAAGTCTGAAATAGCGGATTAACCAAGTTTTTACCCCACCCTAACCCTCCCCTTGCAAAGGGGAGGGAACTGGATTTTCTATTTCCCCCCTTGGCAAGGGGGGATTAAGGGGGGTAATTAGACTTATATGTACACCGTAGCCTTTTTAAGGGGGTTGGGGGGATCTAAAAGTGCCTAAAATTACAGCCAACCACTTTTAAAACATCCTTTTAGAAGTAAACCCAGAATCCGGTCGCGTAGTTCTAACTGCTGGGAATACGGTTTATTTTATACTAGTAGTGTTAATAGCTCCTCCATCCACGCGGCGTTAGTATTGGTGTAGCCTCTCCTAGAGAAGTTTGCCACAGCCATCGCTTCGTTTTCTGGCGCTGGCGTGTTTTTATCCCGCTTGTGGTCTATATTACATGCAATTTTGTACCGCTATATATTTAATAGCGTTACAAAATTGTACTTGACGTACCTTTTTTTGTGCTGGATATTTTTAATATTCATAAGAGTAACTTATTTAATATTAGGGATTTTTGCTATTTGTACTTATAGTAGTATTTCTGCTTACTTCAACTAAAATATCAGCATTATTATGTGTCATATCAAACTTCAGATATGAACAATTATCCGGAATGCTGCTAGTTTAGTTAGTAGTTTGATTGAAATGTACTTAAATTAAGAGATAAATTCCCTAAAATCAATATATTTATTCAGCAGATTTTGTCATCCCTATTCCTGAGTGAACTAGATTAGTTATGCTCCTAGATTTAGAAAGATTTTATCAGGCTTGCAATCCGAGCAGACCTCTAATCATAGGAAACCCTAGCGATCGCCGATACTATATCGATTTTGCTGCGGTGCGGGGTGGTAAAATCATCGAAGCTTTACAGCGGACGATCGCGAGAATTTCGCCGGATATTCCCACTTGTCAGCTATTTACCGGACATCTCGGCTGTGGTAAATCAACGGAGTTGTTGCGCCTCAAAGCTGAATTAGAAGTGCAGCAATTTCATGTAGTTTACTTTGAGTCTACCCATGTCTTAGAAATGGCCGATGTGGATGTGACTGATATTTTATTGGCGATCGCAGGACAGGTAAGTGAAAGCCTAGAAGCCATGAGAATCAGTCTCAAACCTACCTACTTTACCAAGTTATTTGGTGAACTTGTGGATTTTCTGCAAACACCAATTGACTTTGGCGTAGAAGCAGAGTTGTCTGTGGGGATTGCCAAAATCACAGCTAAAACTAAAGAAAGTCCCCAATTGCGGCGACGGTTAAGAGATTATCTAGAACCCCGAACAGCAAATATTTTACAGGCAATTAATCAAGAATTGCTAGAACGTGCCATCAAGGAACTGAAAACCAGGGGAAAAAAAGGATTGGTGGTAATTGTTGATAACTTGGATAGAGTTGCAATTCGACCTTTACCATCGGGGCGATCGCTACCAGAATACTTGTTTATTCAGCGTGGCGAACAGTTACGCAAACTAAATTGTCATGTAGTCTATACTATTCCCCTAGCTCTGACTTTCTCCAACGATAGCGCCGAACTTCAGCATCGTTTAGGGGGAGGAGTTGCACCAAAAGTATTACCGATGATACCCGTGCGTCTACGCTCTGGCGAGATTTTCCCGCAAGGGCTAACAATGTTGCGGCAAATGGTTCTAGCTAGAGCTTTTCCAGACATTTTGCCTAGCGATCGGTTAGGCTTAATTACAGAAGTGTTTGATAGTCTGGAAACCCTAGATCGGTTATGCCTGATTAGTGGTGGTCATGTCCGCGACTTACTGGGGTTACTGTTTGACTGTCTGCGAGAACAAGATCCACCATTTGAACGGGAATGTGTCGATTTGGTGATTCAAAGACAGCGAGATTACCGAGCCAACGCCATCGATCCCCATGAGTGGGAATTAATCTTTCAAGTGGTGCAACAGCAGAGGGTTAGAGGCGATATAGAATACCACACTCTATTGCGAAGTTTATTTGTATTTGAATACCGCGATCATCAGGGAGCTTGGTTTGCCGTCAACCCAGTTTTAGCAGAGACGGAAAAATTTAAATCATGGTTGAACGACACCCACAAGTAGATGTAAGAGTAGCTAACGAGCGAGCTTTGCGAAGTTTGGGGAGAGCAATTGCCCTTTCTAGCGGTCAATTCTCCTTGGTTTTGGTGTGCTGCAATTATCGAGTTTTGCAAGAACTTATGCTGCAACGACTCGAAGAACTTTCTTCAGGAGTACACCAAATTCAAAAGGTAGTTCTGCCGCATAATGCTAGAAGCCTTTACACAAGTATTCATTTACAACTAGTAACTGAAGCTAATCCGCCATCGGCGTTGATGATTTTGGGTTTAGAGTCAGTAGATGGAATCGATGATTTACTGAGGTCTATCAATCATATTCGGGATGAATTTCGCAAACGCCACCCATTTCCAATGATTTTGTGGGTGAATGAAGAAGTGTTGCAAAAGGTAGTCCGTTTAGCACCAGATTTTGCTAGTTGGGCGGCGACACCGATTCGGTTTGAGATGACAACTCAATCATTGCGGCAATTTCTGCAACAAGAAACTGACTCTTTGTTTGCTACAGTGTTACCAACCGATGCTGCACAACACCAACCTCCTCAAGTTGCAAAGCATTATTCCACTGTGGAGCAAGTCTGGAAACATAGTTATGAACTGCACTTTGCCATTAAAGAGTTGCACAATCGTGGTATTACCTTAGAGCCAGAATTATACGCTAGTTTAGAATTTGTTTTCGGTCTAGATAACTATATTAGCGATCGCATCAATACAGCTTTAAGGCATTTTCAGCAAAGCTTGCAAGTTTGGCAAAAGTTAGGGGAGCAGGGGGACTTTACTTCCCCTACTCCCCCTGCTCCCCCTGCCCCCCCCCCTGCTCCCTTTACTTCCCCATCTCCTCCATCGCCTCCATCTCCCCTACTTCTGCGACAGGGAATCTTGCTATTTTATATTGGGCTGTGTTATTGCCGTTTTGCAGAACAAAATCAAACAGAAAATCGCCGCCATTGGTACACAGCAAAATCTTATTTTCAGCAATGCTTGAATATTTTGCAGATGGCTGGGCGTTTAGATATAGTTGCTGGATTTATTAATCAACTTGCAGAGGTTTTACAATATCTGCAAGAGTGGGAAGAGTTGCAGACTGTTGCTCAAAAGTCTTTGGAGTTACATCAAACTTATGGTAGTCAAATCCAATTAGCTTGTGACTACGGTTTTCTGGCGCAAGTGGCTGTGCAGCAGTCGCGGTGGGTACAGGCGAGTATATTAGCACACGTATCATTGCTGAAATTAGGGGAGGCGCAAAAGCACAATGACCCTTATAACTGCTTATTTCCCTTACTGCTGGGGCAAATTTCTTATTTAGTATTGGCGAAAGCACAGCGAAATTTAGGTGAACTAGAAGTCGCTCGTGAATATTTAGACAAGGCAACAAAAGAACTGTCATCAGCATTAGAAAGTAGTGCCCATCAATACGATGCCCATCGTTATATTCGCTTATTGCGGACACTGCGATCGCTATACTTTGAAGAAGGGCGCTATTTGGAAGCCTATTACATTCGACAGAAACGCCGTTCTGTTGAGCAGCAGTACGGGTTTCGGGCTTTTATCGGTGCAGGCCGTTTACAACCCCAAAGACAGGCGACAAACCCAGCATTGATGTCACATTCTGGAAGTAGCAGCGTTGCTTTAGAAATTGCGGCTTCTGGTCGGGAGCGTGATATTAATAACTTAATTGGCAGAATTAGCCGCGCCGATCAAAAGTTGACGGTGATTCATGGTCAATCAGGGGTGGGTAAGAGTTCTACCGTCACTGCGGGTTTAGTTCCAGCCCTGCAAAACCGAGCCATTGGCGATCAAATAGCTGTGCCTGTAGTACTACAAGTTTACACCGATTGGGCACGGGAATTAAGCAAATCTTTGAGTGAGGCGATGTCTAGTGATGCATCCCTTGCCATTTATGCCGATATCAAGCCAGAAGCAGCCATTGAAGCGGAGGCTTTGCCCTACTCTGAAACACCTATTACCATTGTCAGAATTTTACAACAACTCAAAGAAAATGCTGATAACCATCTGATCACAGTTTTAATTTTTGACCAGTTTGAAGAATTTTTCTTTGGTTATAGCGATCGCAATCAGAAGCAGGAGTTTGATAAATTTATTAGCGATTGCCTTAAAATACCTTTTGTCAAAGTCATCCTTTCCTTGCGAGAAGATTATTTACATCGGTTATTAGACTTTAAACATCTTTCGGCACTAGAAGCGATTAATAACAATATTCTCGATAAGCATATTCGTTACCAGTTAAATAACTTTTCGCCAGAATATGCCAAAGCAATTATCCGAAAATTGACCGAGCGATCGCAGTTTAATTTAGAACCTGCTTTAATTGATGCTTTAATCGAAGATTTATCTACAGAATTTGGTGAAGTTCGCCCTATTGAATTACAAGTTGTCGGAGCGCAAATTCAAGACGAGCGCATTACTACACTAGAAGAATATCAGCCATATAGACCGAACAAACTCATCGAGCGATATCTTAAGGAACTGATTAAAGACTGCGGCCCAGAAAATGAACGAGCCGCGTTACTCGTCTTATACTTATTAACAGATGAAAGTAACAACCGACCTTTTAAAACTCGTGCTGAATTAGCGGCGCAGCTAGCAGAGTTAGAAGATGGTGGCAAATTAGAGTTAGTCTTAGACATTTTAGTGCGCTCTGGTTTAGTAGTTATATTTCCCGATGTACCAGAACGCTATCAATTGATTCATGATTATTTAGTAGACTTGATTCGTTACCTGCAACAACAAGAATCTAGTTTACAGGTACAACTAAATCAGTTGCGTTACAAAGTAGAACAAAGTAAAACTGAGATTGAGCGACTTAAGAGGGAACTTAGCCAAAATAAGCAGCGATCCAAATTGGTAGATTCTCATCCTCAACAGGGATTAGATTTATTAACAGAATTGCGGGAATTACATAAACGGGAAGAATTGAGTCAATTAGAAATTGAGCAATTACGAGCTGAACTCAAAGAAAAAGAATT encodes:
- the glp gene encoding gephyrin-like molybdotransferase Glp; its protein translation is MLSVGDAEAIILNFVQPLDHQRDTEVVDLFAADSRILATPVTSPLDFPHWDNSAMDGYAVRYEDVQHSNAEQPAVLEIVEDIPAGYQPKSTIQTGQAARIFTGAVIPAGADTIVIQEKTRREENRVFILDAPKPQEFVRHKASFYQAGTQLLPAGIKLNSPEIAVLAAAQCPKLSVYRRPRVAIFSTGDELVTVDQPLQSGQIVDSNQYALAALVRQSGAEPLILGIVKDDPVALEKVITHAVAIADIVLSSGGVSVGDYDYVDTIIESLGAKIHIRAVAMRPGKPLTVATFPSRNAINPTDAMNRVSTNSPLYFGLPGNPAAVLVTFWRFVLPAIKKLSGITENWEPVFLKVRSHDELRSDGKRETYLWGKLHLINGVYQFHKAGGSHSSGNLINLAQTNALAVLPVGKTLIYPQEEIQVLQLSSGE
- a CDS encoding cysteine desulfurase-like protein; translated protein: MLLNLDKVRQYFPALAGEWTFFDNAGGSQTLKKVVDRISEFLLSSDVQLGASYGVSQLAGERLALATRGMASFINANSSKEVVMGPSTTMMLRVLSICLGQTFTPGDEIIVTNCDHEANIGAWVALEKQGMKVKVWQIRPDTLKLHLADLEPLMSQRTKLVALTHASNVLGTINPIKEIAAFVHDRNAMICVDGVAYAPHRLVDVQDLDVDFYALSCYKVYGPHHALLYGKEEHLLRLPGLNHYFIEQTDIPYKFQLGNVNFELSYGMLGLCDYLSELAQLHYGNETAPDLRNQMVQAFDLISLHEEKISDRLLNYLNGKSNVRVIGQSKADREFRVPTISFIVDGIHSSTIPEKIDQHFIGIRYGDFYAKRLIEYLGLASQGGIVRVSMVHYNTLDEVNSLIEAFEQIF
- a CDS encoding RDD family protein; this encodes MTIERLPQKHYPKAEIGRRGMALGLDFLGVWLVSSLLGGGDIGIQFVQILVFIILWLVLRVLVVYNNQGQSLGRWAFDLKVLEVEDGEVMGRIPDLLSLVKRETIIGLGALLVSIALSNIRANPTAILLVLPLAIDCGTALSDAQMRQALHDRYCGTFIVSSRRGYSLDIKIKRLVENMRQNVRR
- a CDS encoding PEP-CTERM sorting domain-containing protein: MIHLFAKTAIGMVTTTALALAIAISTKDLAHAAEFNFSWEGDTGYSAKGSFNYDTKTAPSVISEAGLGATKNLQSLSISFFDPLSNLINSFTPVLSGVSNYGYLRFNFDNTTQQIFGPFDVGKDDELPGDTWLNNNLALIDEGFSDEVLTKEFGFNNRDAAGTKQILDLSNNSVQVSKVPEGSIIVGLLAVCSLGFIAHRNLDKATQE
- a CDS encoding DUF4327 family protein, which codes for MNTTVTYDIEVIKEEALQLVKKGLINRQQPIYTLCKYIPHRDWVNFELELEKNEFLLRDRIIDLLNHESWEDDYGCI
- a CDS encoding P-loop NTPase fold protein, with the translated sequence MLLDLERFYQACNPSRPLIIGNPSDRRYYIDFAAVRGGKIIEALQRTIARISPDIPTCQLFTGHLGCGKSTELLRLKAELEVQQFHVVYFESTHVLEMADVDVTDILLAIAGQVSESLEAMRISLKPTYFTKLFGELVDFLQTPIDFGVEAELSVGIAKITAKTKESPQLRRRLRDYLEPRTANILQAINQELLERAIKELKTRGKKGLVVIVDNLDRVAIRPLPSGRSLPEYLFIQRGEQLRKLNCHVVYTIPLALTFSNDSAELQHRLGGGVAPKVLPMIPVRLRSGEIFPQGLTMLRQMVLARAFPDILPSDRLGLITEVFDSLETLDRLCLISGGHVRDLLGLLFDCLREQDPPFERECVDLVIQRQRDYRANAIDPHEWELIFQVVQQQRVRGDIEYHTLLRSLFVFEYRDHQGAWFAVNPVLAETEKFKSWLNDTHK
- a CDS encoding eIF2A-related protein, which codes for MVERHPQVDVRVANERALRSLGRAIALSSGQFSLVLVCCNYRVLQELMLQRLEELSSGVHQIQKVVLPHNARSLYTSIHLQLVTEANPPSALMILGLESVDGIDDLLRSINHIRDEFRKRHPFPMILWVNEEVLQKVVRLAPDFASWAATPIRFEMTTQSLRQFLQQETDSLFATVLPTDAAQHQPPQVAKHYSTVEQVWKHSYELHFAIKELHNRGITLEPELYASLEFVFGLDNYISDRINTALRHFQQSLQVWQKLGEQGDFTSPTPPAPPAPPPAPFTSPSPPSPPSPLLLRQGILLFYIGLCYCRFAEQNQTENRRHWYTAKSYFQQCLNILQMAGRLDIVAGFINQLAEVLQYLQEWEELQTVAQKSLELHQTYGSQIQLACDYGFLAQVAVQQSRWVQASILAHVSLLKLGEAQKHNDPYNCLFPLLLGQISYLVLAKAQRNLGELEVAREYLDKATKELSSALESSAHQYDAHRYIRLLRTLRSLYFEEGRYLEAYYIRQKRRSVEQQYGFRAFIGAGRLQPQRQATNPALMSHSGSSSVALEIAASGRERDINNLIGRISRADQKLTVIHGQSGVGKSSTVTAGLVPALQNRAIGDQIAVPVVLQVYTDWARELSKSLSEAMSSDASLAIYADIKPEAAIEAEALPYSETPITIVRILQQLKENADNHLITVLIFDQFEEFFFGYSDRNQKQEFDKFISDCLKIPFVKVILSLREDYLHRLLDFKHLSALEAINNNILDKHIRYQLNNFSPEYAKAIIRKLTERSQFNLEPALIDALIEDLSTEFGEVRPIELQVVGAQIQDERITTLEEYQPYRPNKLIERYLKELIKDCGPENERAALLVLYLLTDESNNRPFKTRAELAAQLAELEDGGKLELVLDILVRSGLVVIFPDVPERYQLIHDYLVDLIRYLQQQESSLQVQLNQLRYKVEQSKTEIERLKRELSQNKQRSKLVDSHPQQGLDLLTELRELHKREELSQLEIEQLRAELKEKELTAKLAESQKKQRLSEAQLNRSLKIALTASVLAILGLSVSIVTAVDSEIKTLSASSEALFASQKGIDALKEGLKAGRKLQQTVWVDSYTREQVQTALYQAVSGLREYNRFDGHISGVNSATFSSVPPWGWQSHRSLIASASADTTINLWRPDGSLVKTLSGHQDVVNSVSFSPDSQIIASASQDKTVKLWSREGQLLATLLGHQGVVNSVSFSKDGQLIASASTDKTVKIWSQDGKLLKTLQGHNGAVLSVAWSTDGQTIASGSADNTIKLWSRNGELLKTFSGHNDAVLSLAWSPDGQTIASASLDQTIKLWNLDGKLLRTLSGHSAGVTSVSFSRDGNTIASASTDETIRLWSSQGVLLGTLKGHNNWVNSVSFSPDGRTLASASRDKTVKLWRWDDVLLRKPKANDDWVTSISFSPGGRTLAAASRDKTVKLFNREGKLIRSFTGHQGQVWGVSFSPDGKAIASASKDKTVKLWSRNGKLLNTLQGHNDTVLGVAWSPNGQVIASASKDKTVKLWSRDGILLNTLQGHQDAVNWVSFSPDGKLLASASDDKNVKIWSVEGKLIYTLAGHSRRVNGVAWSPDSQSIASVSIDSTVKIWNRDGKLVNNLVGDGDSFISVSFSPDGKTLAASSDDKVRIWNREGTLLIALKGDKQELTSVSFSPDGQTLAAGSGNGTVILQNLADIQLEKLLARGCDLLHDYLQTNQKLMKSDRALCSGR